A portion of the Lacibacter sp. H375 genome contains these proteins:
- a CDS encoding SusC/RagA family TonB-linked outer membrane protein, which produces MKQKLLLFFSLCLLLTLPVLAQNKTIKGTVTDATSNLPLAGVSVVAEGTTVGTTTNESGQFTLQVATSVKKLTITFVNYRTTTVDITEDNLSIRLTAEVKGMDEVVVVGYGTQKKKDLTGSVSTIGAKDVGGRQTVQVSEALQGSISGVSVTRSSGAPGSGASIRIRGITTTGENSPLILVDGVPVNSIDNVNPNDVESISVLKDAASAAIYGSRGAAGVVLVTTKRAKNGQSSLEYNYEYAVQTPTSLPSFVGVQDYMRYFNEQSVNDGASSGPYPQAFINSYLDSNKVSPDRFPNTDWQRATMKYRFAPRERHDLVFTMGTGKLKTKASLGYQNAGAFYDNFNYNRYLVRLNNDLQINDRISVNLDIAYRRTTTKSTVSTPGFGSPVYEGRVLPPIYDDYYSDGRYAPGKDGRNPLAQIYEGGFGKSTQSQLLGRLAINVKPIKDLTLTALISPSFDFDKNKTFAKQIRFTDINDPSRVIFTNLRSTTFLNEGRTENLIMNGQFLANYRKEIGKYHSIEALAGYEENYNYFESISASRDGFPLTTFPYLSVGSQEFRDNSGNASESALRSFFGRVNYSFNDRYFVQGNIRYDKSSRFGKNYRDAMFPSVSAGWVLSEETFLKDVKWLSFLKLRASYGEAGNERIGNYPYQASLAASTALFYQGTAVVPLTGYAQTDFAIEDISWETTSTTDVGVDMTLLNSRLTVTADYFVRRTRDILLISDIPNYVGFNDPYDNLGTIGAKGWELEIGWRDHFGKLNYSVAANLSDAKTEVITISNPGSLGSIVNLKGYEFNSWYGYRSGGIFQNAAEVAASPIFPNTKPGDMKYNDLNKDGSISSDKDREVLGGSLPRYIYGGNIRLDYQNFDFGLVFQGVGKKLSLLPSESIQPFAEAFGNMPSAMVGRLWSVNNSAEQNKAATFPRLSRTSNGNNYLVSDHWLVNGAYFRVKNITLGYNMKQALLKRAAIQSIRFYAAVNDLFSIHHFPKYIGADPEAANLGYPIVTTIMGGITVKF; this is translated from the coding sequence ATGAAACAAAAACTGCTGCTATTCTTTTCCCTCTGCCTTTTACTTACACTACCCGTGCTGGCACAAAACAAAACAATAAAGGGTACTGTAACCGATGCCACCAGCAATCTGCCATTAGCAGGTGTCAGTGTGGTAGCAGAGGGCACCACTGTTGGTACAACAACAAACGAATCAGGTCAATTCACATTACAGGTTGCCACATCTGTAAAAAAATTGACCATAACCTTTGTGAATTACCGAACCACAACTGTGGATATTACAGAAGACAATCTTTCTATCCGCCTTACTGCTGAAGTTAAAGGGATGGATGAAGTAGTAGTAGTAGGTTATGGTACTCAAAAGAAGAAAGATCTCACTGGCTCTGTATCAACCATTGGTGCAAAAGATGTTGGCGGCCGTCAAACCGTTCAGGTGTCTGAAGCATTGCAGGGAAGTATTTCAGGTGTTTCTGTTACACGCAGCAGCGGCGCACCGGGTTCAGGTGCGTCTATCCGTATACGTGGGATTACAACTACCGGTGAAAACAGTCCGTTGATTTTGGTTGATGGAGTTCCTGTAAACAGCATCGATAATGTAAACCCAAATGATGTTGAAAGTATTTCGGTGTTGAAAGATGCAGCTTCTGCAGCAATCTATGGTTCGAGAGGTGCGGCCGGTGTAGTACTGGTAACCACCAAGCGTGCAAAGAATGGTCAGTCAAGTCTTGAATATAATTATGAGTATGCTGTACAAACGCCAACATCATTACCATCTTTTGTTGGTGTACAGGATTACATGCGCTATTTTAATGAGCAGTCGGTTAACGATGGAGCCTCATCAGGGCCATATCCACAGGCGTTCATTAATTCTTATCTAGACAGTAACAAGGTAAGCCCCGACAGATTTCCAAATACCGATTGGCAACGTGCAACAATGAAGTACAGGTTTGCACCACGTGAGCGGCACGACCTTGTATTTACAATGGGAACCGGTAAACTGAAAACAAAAGCATCGTTGGGTTATCAGAATGCAGGTGCGTTTTATGATAACTTTAATTATAACCGCTACCTCGTGCGTCTCAACAATGATCTGCAGATCAACGATCGCATTTCTGTAAATCTTGATATTGCATATAGACGTACCACAACAAAATCAACAGTTTCAACACCAGGTTTTGGCAGCCCTGTGTATGAAGGAAGAGTACTGCCGCCCATTTATGATGATTACTATTCTGACGGTCGATATGCTCCGGGTAAGGATGGACGTAATCCACTTGCACAGATTTATGAAGGTGGTTTTGGAAAGAGTACACAAAGCCAACTGCTTGGCAGGTTAGCGATTAATGTGAAACCTATTAAAGATCTTACATTAACTGCTTTGATTTCGCCCAGTTTTGATTTTGATAAAAATAAAACCTTTGCAAAACAAATCAGGTTCACAGATATAAATGATCCGTCACGTGTAATTTTCACAAACCTCCGTTCAACTACTTTCTTAAACGAAGGGCGCACAGAAAACCTGATCATGAACGGACAGTTTCTTGCAAACTATCGCAAAGAAATTGGTAAGTATCACAGCATTGAGGCATTGGCAGGTTATGAAGAAAATTATAATTACTTCGAATCGATTTCTGCATCAAGAGATGGCTTTCCGTTAACAACATTTCCCTACCTGAGTGTTGGTTCGCAGGAGTTTCGTGACAACTCAGGTAATGCTTCAGAATCGGCACTGCGTTCTTTTTTTGGAAGAGTGAATTATAGTTTTAATGATCGATATTTTGTTCAGGGTAATATACGTTACGATAAATCTTCACGCTTTGGAAAGAATTATCGTGATGCAATGTTCCCTTCTGTGTCTGCAGGTTGGGTGCTTTCAGAAGAAACATTTTTGAAAGATGTGAAATGGCTTTCATTTCTTAAACTGCGTGCTTCTTACGGCGAAGCAGGTAACGAGCGTATCGGTAATTATCCTTACCAGGCCTCACTTGCTGCAAGCACAGCTTTGTTTTATCAGGGGACTGCAGTTGTGCCACTTACAGGTTATGCACAAACTGATTTTGCCATTGAAGATATCAGTTGGGAAACAACCAGCACTACCGATGTTGGTGTTGACATGACATTACTTAACAGCAGACTTACTGTTACTGCAGATTATTTTGTTCGCAGAACAAGAGATATTCTTCTCATATCTGATATTCCAAACTATGTTGGCTTTAATGATCCATACGATAACCTCGGTACAATAGGTGCAAAAGGTTGGGAGCTTGAAATAGGATGGAGAGATCATTTTGGTAAGCTGAATTATTCTGTAGCTGCAAACCTGTCTGATGCAAAAACAGAAGTAATTACAATCAGTAACCCCGGCTCATTAGGAAGTATTGTAAACCTGAAAGGTTATGAATTTAATTCGTGGTATGGTTACAGATCAGGCGGTATTTTCCAGAATGCAGCAGAAGTAGCAGCAAGCCCGATCTTCCCTAATACAAAGCCGGGTGATATGAAGTATAATGATTTGAATAAAGATGGCAGTATCAGTTCAGATAAAGACAGAGAAGTATTAGGCGGTTCATTGCCAAGATATATTTATGGTGGTAACATCCGTCTCGACTATCAGAATTTTGATTTCGGATTGGTATTTCAGGGAGTAGGTAAAAAACTGAGTTTATTACCAAGTGAATCTATACAACCATTTGCTGAAGCATTTGGTAATATGCCAAGCGCAATGGTAGGACGTTTGTGGAGTGTCAACAATTCTGCAGAACAAAATAAAGCAGCAACATTTCCCCGTTTATCAAGAACATCAAACGGCAACAACTACCTGGTGTCAGATCATTGGCTTGTGAACGGTGCATATTTCAGAGTTAAGAATATTACGCTTGGTTACAACATGAAGCAGGCATTACTGAAGCGTGCTGCTATTCAATCGATCCGCTTTTATGCTGCTGTAAATGATTTGTTCTCTATTCATCATTTCCCGAAATACATTGGTGCTGATCCTGAAGCGGCCAATTTAGGTTACCCGATTGTTACAACAATCATGGGTGGTATAACCGTTAAGTTTTAA
- a CDS encoding RagB/SusD family nutrient uptake outer membrane protein — translation MKKIYFALLLSTALSACTKLDLNPLSEPSTGGFYSNQTELELAVNDLYRADFWANDNEYFSDNAWHRAQLGNTVTFGTMNADDAVALSLWTNAYKAIARANAFIANKDRAAANTPASVITRLEAEVRLVRAYEYGRLITHFGDVPLIKEPIEISKAYDVTRTAKSEVLTFIFADLDFAIANLPVSFTTSQVKRFSRGSALAVKARIALYEGKWDIARDAAAAVMQLATGGTYTLHASYRDLFLKAGETSKEIIISIPRDEAQKVFNAGGFVQDFICRNAGGFGAQIPTREIFDSYECRDGLPIDESPLYDPKNPFANRDPRLTANIVEFNTQWLGYSYQPHPDTLTVFSSKENRRVSNRDTRAVAQFASFTGFLWRKGIDQTWADRLREDNDAILFRYAEILLTYAEAKIELGEIDASVLNAINLVRARAYGVAVTAVASYPSVTTVNATELKRIVRRERRVEFPLEGLRYMDLIRWKLAEKALTKPVIGLPDPAAQNRSKWPFPGVTPLDDDGVPDYSVFGTDVKKLADRNFDKNRQYLWPIPNVDRIQNPGLTQNPNYQ, via the coding sequence ATGAAAAAAATATATTTTGCTTTATTACTATCAACAGCTTTGAGTGCCTGCACCAAGCTTGATCTTAATCCGCTTTCAGAACCATCAACAGGTGGTTTCTATTCAAACCAGACAGAACTCGAACTTGCGGTGAATGATCTTTACCGTGCCGATTTCTGGGCAAACGATAATGAATACTTTAGTGATAATGCATGGCATCGTGCACAGTTAGGCAATACCGTAACCTTTGGTACCATGAATGCCGATGATGCGGTTGCTTTGAGTTTATGGACGAATGCTTACAAAGCAATTGCAAGGGCGAATGCATTTATTGCAAATAAAGATCGTGCAGCAGCCAATACACCTGCTTCTGTTATAACAAGGCTTGAAGCAGAAGTTCGTTTGGTGCGTGCTTACGAATACGGACGTTTAATTACCCATTTTGGTGATGTGCCTTTAATAAAAGAACCTATTGAAATTTCGAAAGCTTATGATGTTACTAGAACAGCGAAGAGTGAGGTGTTGACTTTCATCTTTGCAGATCTTGATTTTGCTATAGCAAATCTTCCTGTATCATTTACAACTTCGCAGGTTAAGCGTTTTTCAAGAGGTTCGGCACTTGCGGTTAAAGCAAGGATTGCGTTGTATGAAGGTAAATGGGATATAGCAAGAGATGCTGCAGCTGCAGTTATGCAGTTGGCAACAGGAGGTACATATACTTTACATGCAAGCTATCGTGATCTGTTTCTGAAAGCAGGTGAAACAAGTAAAGAAATCATCATCAGCATTCCGAGAGATGAAGCGCAAAAAGTATTTAATGCCGGTGGGTTTGTGCAGGACTTTATTTGCCGAAATGCAGGTGGTTTCGGTGCCCAGATTCCAACACGTGAAATTTTTGATTCGTATGAATGCAGAGATGGATTACCTATTGATGAATCGCCTTTATACGATCCGAAGAACCCGTTTGCAAACCGTGATCCACGTCTTACTGCAAACATTGTTGAATTCAATACACAATGGTTAGGTTATTCTTATCAACCACATCCCGATACATTAACTGTATTCAGTTCAAAAGAAAACAGGAGAGTGAGTAACAGAGACACACGTGCTGTTGCTCAGTTTGCAAGCTTTACCGGTTTTTTATGGCGCAAAGGAATTGATCAGACATGGGCCGATCGTTTAAGAGAAGATAATGATGCTATTTTATTCAGGTATGCAGAAATATTATTGACATATGCTGAAGCAAAAATTGAATTGGGCGAAATCGATGCATCTGTTCTCAACGCAATTAATTTGGTACGTGCAAGAGCTTATGGTGTAGCTGTAACAGCAGTTGCATCTTATCCCTCAGTAACAACAGTCAATGCAACTGAATTGAAAAGGATTGTCCGCAGAGAGAGAAGAGTAGAGTTTCCTTTGGAGGGCTTGCGTTATATGGATCTTATCCGCTGGAAGCTTGCAGAAAAAGCATTAACAAAACCGGTGATTGGATTGCCTGATCCTGCAGCACAAAACCGAAGCAAATGGCCTTTCCCCGGCGTTACACCGTTGGATGATGATGGTGTTCCTGATTACTCTGTTTTTGGCACTGATGTAAAAAAACTGGCAGACCGAAACTTCGATAAAAACAGGCAATACTTATGGCCCATCCCAAATGTTGACCGTATACAAAATCCTGGTCTTACACAAAATCCAAACTATCAGTAA
- a CDS encoding MFS transporter gives MLATEQKQTAISRPLTMPEQKAKSIFSVAVLVAALGYFVDIYDLLLFSIVRVESLRSLNLIDAQLLTEGEAIIQWQMWGLLIGGVLWGVMGDKKGRLSVLFGSILLYSIANIANGLVQTTDQYKVIRFIAGIGLAGELGAGITLVSELTPKEKRGLATSLVAGVGLTGAVAAFVLKLYFDWRTCYFVGGGLGIALLLLRVSVSESGMFNTVQKANVQKGNLFMLFNNKDRFKRYLLSILIGLPTWFVIGVLITFSNEFGKQMGIAEKIDPGKSIMFAYAGISIGDILIGVLSQWLKSRKKALYIFYGITILFMLLFFTTQWNGSASRMYWICGGLGFGAGFWAIFVTMGAEQFGTNIRATAATTIPNMVRGMLAILILPLFQLLRGATDYYTGGWIAAIIIMAIAIVAAVLSKETFHKDLDFVE, from the coding sequence ATGCTGGCAACAGAACAAAAGCAAACCGCAATCAGCAGGCCATTGACAATGCCTGAACAAAAGGCTAAATCAATTTTTAGTGTGGCCGTGCTTGTGGCTGCATTGGGTTATTTTGTTGACATCTACGATCTGTTACTGTTCAGCATTGTAAGAGTGGAAAGTCTTCGATCATTAAATCTAATAGACGCTCAATTACTAACAGAAGGTGAAGCTATTATTCAATGGCAGATGTGGGGCTTGCTAATTGGTGGAGTATTGTGGGGTGTAATGGGCGATAAGAAAGGACGATTAAGTGTGTTGTTTGGTTCTATACTTTTATATTCAATTGCCAATATTGCCAATGGATTGGTGCAAACAACAGATCAATATAAAGTCATCCGCTTTATTGCAGGTATTGGTTTGGCGGGAGAGTTAGGCGCAGGTATTACATTGGTATCTGAGCTTACTCCAAAAGAAAAAAGAGGATTGGCTACATCATTGGTTGCTGGTGTTGGTTTAACAGGCGCTGTTGCTGCCTTCGTATTAAAACTTTATTTCGATTGGCGAACCTGCTATTTCGTGGGCGGAGGTTTGGGTATTGCATTATTGCTCCTGCGTGTTTCTGTGTCTGAATCGGGTATGTTTAATACAGTACAAAAAGCAAACGTGCAAAAAGGTAACCTCTTCATGTTGTTTAATAACAAAGATCGTTTTAAACGTTACCTGTTAAGTATTCTTATTGGCTTACCAACCTGGTTTGTTATTGGTGTATTGATCACATTCTCCAATGAGTTTGGTAAGCAAATGGGCATTGCAGAAAAAATCGACCCCGGTAAATCAATCATGTTTGCTTATGCAGGTATTTCAATTGGTGATATACTTATTGGTGTGCTTAGTCAATGGTTGAAGAGCAGGAAAAAAGCATTGTATATATTTTATGGCATTACCATACTCTTCATGCTTTTGTTTTTTACAACACAATGGAATGGATCTGCAAGCAGGATGTACTGGATTTGCGGAGGCCTTGGTTTTGGTGCAGGCTTTTGGGCCATTTTTGTAACAATGGGTGCAGAACAGTTTGGCACCAACATTCGGGCAACAGCAGCAACTACAATACCGAATATGGTAAGAGGTATGCTAGCTATACTTATACTTCCATTGTTTCAATTATTGAGAGGCGCTACAGACTATTATACAGGTGGATGGATTGCAGCAATAATTATTATGGCAATAGCAATCGTTGCTGCAGTTTTATCAAAGGAAACATTTCATAAGGATCTTGATTTTGTTGAATAA
- a CDS encoding SusC/RagA family TonB-linked outer membrane protein produces MSRFDLFIKKYTCIFGNANFRISFVLILLSLSQVSALAGTAKSTGSYGFFSRNDFFAADSVVVNGTVAAEDSDNPLADVTVALKGTRIATSTNSNGGFSIKVPVKNAVLVFSSVGYEQQEIRVSNTIILNVKMKESVNELSEVVVSVDLGYGNVQKRKDLTGSIGTVSVKEIQKAPVRSFEEALGGRIAGVQVQARDGQPGDNFNIVIRGASSINNSNAPLYIIDGLAVEDPNNNNLNPNEIESITVLKDASSTAIYGSRAANGVVIINTKQGSGKKAVFSYRSFFGVSRTTKKFDLMNAEEFINLQFEIDSVFTNEKYFNKNSTTGLPVDPARPVYSAKDYARAKSLDFQDLIFQDAPFQNHFISVDGGDGKSTKYLVSGGFTNQKGLLVNSGFTRYQGRLNLDQRLNNKMKITANINYSHTKSYGTFPRNQESMSSLANDPRNNLLYRAWIYRPTTINFDSSGLDEALFDDEPGAGSNPQLVINPLISLKNQYNARFTNTFFSSIVFIYDVTKQIKYRLNAGVSIANGRNEQFDNEFTNSGRSTTLGPNGSLTNTQTNNFTLDNILTYTKSLRKKSSFSITALASQQWRRTHNTSITANQVVNSGLGIRGLTSGVIQPVFQQGYSDANLLGFGTTADYKLFGKYIIKGSFRADGSSKFAEGNKWGYFPSGGIAWRVDEEKFMQGVNFIKDLKARVNYGLTGNNRISDFPFLSPIGFSNVSGVVVNNQYLNGYYVQRLGNKDLKWETTSQFDAGLEFSTFKGRLGIELDYYIKKTRDLLLNASFPVSSGYTSGLINVGKIQNTGFEITLNTEVISKKNFNWNNSFNISFNNNKLLELADGAQNLINAAETKYTFPNYITQVGQSIGQFYGFTYTGVYQYTDFNKLPNGVYTLKDDVIAPNGGLLGATRTTVMPGDPKYKDINNDGVIDDNDQGIIGRALPKFYGGFNNNIRYKNFSLTLFFNFSYGNQAMNMNRFYLESGSTISQNQFASYNDRWTPTNPSNYAPRVRANSINVSTSRIIEDASFIRLKTAQISYTISPKAVKKLGMKSLSVNASGQNLFILTKYTGTDPEINTLGTGLFPAYDFSAYPYATTLTFGVNITF; encoded by the coding sequence ATGAGTCGTTTCGATCTCTTTATTAAAAAATACACCTGCATATTTGGTAATGCTAATTTCAGGATATCATTCGTTCTGATTTTACTATCACTATCGCAAGTTTCTGCTTTAGCAGGCACCGCAAAATCAACAGGGAGCTATGGATTTTTTTCAAGGAATGATTTTTTTGCTGCTGATTCAGTAGTCGTTAACGGAACTGTTGCAGCAGAAGATAGTGACAATCCATTAGCTGATGTTACAGTAGCATTGAAAGGTACCAGGATAGCTACAAGCACAAATTCTAACGGTGGGTTTTCCATTAAAGTTCCTGTAAAAAACGCAGTTTTAGTTTTTAGTTCCGTTGGATATGAACAACAGGAAATCCGTGTTTCCAACACGATTATACTGAATGTGAAAATGAAAGAATCTGTCAACGAATTATCTGAAGTTGTGGTTTCAGTTGATCTTGGTTATGGCAATGTGCAAAAGCGAAAAGATTTAACAGGCTCAATTGGTACAGTTAGTGTAAAAGAAATTCAAAAAGCACCTGTACGTTCATTCGAGGAAGCTTTAGGTGGCAGGATAGCAGGTGTGCAGGTGCAGGCACGTGATGGACAACCGGGAGATAATTTCAACATTGTCATCAGGGGAGCCAGCTCAATTAATAATTCAAATGCGCCTTTGTACATTATTGATGGGTTGGCAGTAGAAGATCCAAATAATAATAATCTCAATCCAAACGAGATCGAATCCATTACTGTTTTAAAAGATGCATCTTCCACCGCCATCTATGGATCAAGGGCTGCCAATGGGGTTGTAATTATTAATACCAAACAGGGCAGCGGTAAAAAGGCCGTATTTTCTTACAGGAGTTTTTTCGGAGTAAGCCGTACAACGAAAAAATTTGATTTGATGAATGCAGAGGAATTCATCAACCTTCAATTTGAAATAGATTCAGTTTTTACGAATGAAAAATATTTCAACAAGAACAGTACAACCGGCTTGCCAGTGGATCCGGCAAGACCTGTTTATTCAGCAAAAGATTATGCAAGGGCTAAGTCATTAGATTTTCAGGATTTGATTTTTCAGGATGCTCCTTTTCAAAATCATTTCATTTCTGTAGATGGTGGTGATGGTAAATCGACGAAGTATCTTGTTTCCGGCGGGTTTACTAATCAAAAAGGTTTGTTAGTAAACTCAGGCTTTACCAGGTACCAGGGACGACTAAACCTGGATCAGCGGCTTAATAATAAAATGAAGATTACCGCTAATATTAATTACTCACACACCAAGTCATATGGTACATTTCCCAGAAACCAGGAGTCGATGAGTTCACTGGCGAATGATCCCCGTAATAACTTACTGTACAGAGCCTGGATTTACAGACCCACCACGATCAACTTTGACAGCAGTGGCCTTGACGAAGCATTATTTGATGATGAACCCGGAGCAGGGAGCAATCCGCAATTGGTGATTAATCCTCTTATTTCATTAAAAAATCAATATAACGCACGATTTACAAATACATTTTTTTCAAGTATTGTATTCATTTATGATGTCACGAAACAAATTAAATATCGTTTGAATGCAGGCGTTTCAATTGCTAACGGCAGAAACGAACAGTTTGATAATGAATTTACCAATTCAGGCAGATCAACAACATTAGGCCCAAATGGATCCCTTACCAACACGCAAACGAACAACTTTACACTTGACAATATTCTTACCTACACAAAATCATTACGCAAAAAATCATCATTCAGTATTACCGCTTTGGCATCGCAACAATGGAGGCGTACGCACAACACATCTATTACTGCTAACCAGGTTGTAAATTCCGGCTTGGGAATTCGTGGGCTTACTTCCGGCGTTATTCAGCCTGTTTTTCAACAGGGCTACTCCGATGCTAATTTATTAGGATTTGGAACTACTGCAGATTATAAACTATTTGGAAAATATATTATAAAGGGAAGTTTCAGAGCAGATGGCTCATCCAAATTCGCAGAAGGAAACAAGTGGGGCTATTTTCCATCGGGAGGAATTGCATGGAGAGTTGATGAGGAAAAATTCATGCAAGGTGTGAATTTTATTAAGGATTTAAAAGCAAGGGTGAATTACGGATTAACGGGCAATAACCGCATTTCAGATTTTCCATTTTTGTCACCTATCGGCTTCAGCAATGTATCTGGTGTAGTAGTCAACAACCAATACTTGAACGGCTATTATGTACAGCGTTTGGGTAATAAAGATTTAAAGTGGGAAACTACATCACAATTCGATGCTGGCCTGGAGTTTTCAACTTTTAAAGGACGTTTGGGAATAGAACTGGATTACTATATAAAGAAAACCCGTGATTTACTTTTGAATGCATCATTTCCGGTAAGCAGTGGTTATACCAGCGGACTCATCAATGTTGGTAAAATTCAAAATACCGGATTTGAAATCACGCTTAACACAGAAGTTATAAGTAAGAAAAATTTTAACTGGAATAATAGTTTTAATATTTCCTTTAACAACAACAAATTGTTGGAATTGGCAGATGGTGCACAGAATTTAATTAATGCTGCAGAAACTAAATATACATTTCCGAATTACATTACACAGGTTGGACAATCTATCGGACAATTTTACGGATTCACTTACACGGGTGTTTATCAATACACAGATTTTAATAAATTACCCAATGGAGTATATACTTTAAAAGATGATGTAATAGCTCCCAATGGTGGATTGCTTGGTGCCACAAGAACTACAGTAATGCCCGGTGATCCTAAGTATAAAGACATCAACAATGATGGTGTAATTGATGATAACGATCAGGGTATCATTGGCCGGGCACTTCCTAAGTTCTATGGTGGGTTTAATAATAATATCCGTTATAAGAATTTCAGTTTAACCTTATTCTTCAATTTTTCATACGGAAACCAGGCAATGAATATGAATCGCTTTTATCTTGAAAGCGGGTCAACGATTTCGCAGAATCAGTTTGCCAGTTATAATGATCGGTGGACTCCCACAAATCCAAGTAACTACGCTCCACGTGTAAGAGCTAATTCAATTAATGTGAGTACTTCAAGAATTATTGAGGATGCATCTTTCATCCGGTTGAAAACAGCACAAATTTCATATACCATTTCACCAAAGGCGGTAAAGAAATTAGGAATGAAATCTCTCTCGGTGAATGCATCAGGACAAAACCTGTTTATCCTTACAAAATATACAGGAACCGATCCTGAAATAAATACATTGGGTACTGGTCTGTTTCCTGCCTATGACTTTTCTGCATACCCATACGCTACTACTTTAACATTTGGTGTAAACATTACTTTTTAA